The following coding sequences lie in one Cupriavidus sp. WKF15 genomic window:
- a CDS encoding CHAT domain-containing protein: MPRNYSELEIVIGTDAAGGYEAEARHRVPEGDVITPRVPMPLAPDDPAVRDADPQVCGRALAAALFAAPPLRDAFVLAQASANERHLDLRVRLRIGVDARALHALPWETLYDPAGEHALFITQRCFFSRYLFAREMRLPRLRARSDVSALVVVANPSGLGSELKPIDAAGEAARTVAALAPIPAKALAEPGHATIDRIFAALQEGADVFCLVCHGALVDDQPMLWLEQADGSRDLVSGSVLVNRIGTLERPPSLVVLCSCQSAGAGAARSASTLMALGPLLAQAGVPAVLAMQGSIGMATMNAFLPRFFAELREHGEVDRAAGVARAAVSEYPDWWMPAVFTRLDSGRIFYPPGFAPDEGDGGDAWRAVIENIRHGETTPILGPAMSEAMFGSRLQLAQTWAEAYHFPMAPHERDELPQVAQYLAVSQQGVFPRRLFYKFAYQHIVQQYRDLLTPELLALKNEDVIAELGNVVSAVGRAQRDREPQSPYRAMARLKLPVYLSTDPSDLLADALRESGADPSVRLCRWNRQAEACDDALAEGRKRAAPTAQAPMVLKLFGDLREPGSLVLTEDQYFDYLTSVSVNRNAIPLAVRARLNDSALLFVGFDVQSWEFRILFRSILNLEGADLRQEYQHLSAQLDPNSIVDPVSARRYLERYFQDKARLKLYWGDVGMFTAELLQRMES; this comes from the coding sequence ATGCCGCGCAACTATTCCGAACTGGAGATCGTGATCGGCACGGATGCCGCAGGCGGATATGAAGCCGAGGCCAGGCACCGCGTGCCCGAAGGCGATGTGATCACCCCACGCGTGCCGATGCCGCTTGCGCCCGACGACCCCGCGGTGCGCGACGCGGATCCGCAGGTGTGCGGCCGCGCACTGGCCGCCGCCCTGTTCGCCGCGCCACCGCTGCGCGACGCCTTCGTCCTCGCGCAGGCATCGGCCAACGAACGCCACCTGGACCTGCGCGTGCGCCTGCGCATCGGCGTCGACGCGCGCGCATTGCACGCGCTGCCATGGGAAACGCTCTACGACCCCGCAGGCGAGCACGCGTTGTTCATCACCCAGCGCTGCTTCTTTTCGCGCTACCTGTTTGCGCGCGAAATGCGCCTGCCGCGACTGCGCGCACGGAGCGACGTAAGCGCGCTCGTGGTGGTGGCGAACCCAAGCGGACTGGGCTCCGAACTGAAGCCGATCGATGCCGCCGGGGAAGCCGCGCGCACCGTCGCCGCGCTGGCGCCGATTCCCGCGAAGGCCCTGGCGGAACCCGGCCACGCCACGATCGACCGTATCTTCGCGGCACTGCAGGAAGGCGCGGATGTGTTCTGCCTCGTGTGCCACGGCGCGCTCGTGGACGACCAGCCCATGCTGTGGCTCGAACAGGCCGACGGCAGCCGTGACCTGGTGAGCGGCAGCGTGCTGGTGAACCGCATCGGCACCCTCGAGCGTCCGCCGAGCCTGGTGGTGTTGTGTTCTTGCCAGAGCGCCGGCGCCGGCGCCGCGCGCAGCGCCAGCACGCTGATGGCCCTGGGACCGCTCCTTGCCCAGGCCGGCGTGCCGGCGGTCCTGGCCATGCAGGGCAGTATCGGCATGGCCACCATGAACGCCTTCCTGCCGCGGTTCTTTGCCGAGCTGCGCGAACACGGCGAGGTGGATCGTGCCGCCGGCGTGGCGCGCGCGGCGGTCAGCGAGTACCCGGACTGGTGGATGCCCGCGGTGTTCACGCGGTTGGACAGCGGCCGCATCTTCTACCCGCCCGGTTTTGCGCCCGATGAAGGCGATGGCGGCGACGCCTGGCGCGCCGTCATCGAGAACATCCGCCACGGCGAGACCACGCCGATCCTCGGGCCCGCGATGAGCGAAGCCATGTTCGGCTCGCGCCTGCAGCTCGCCCAGACCTGGGCCGAGGCCTACCACTTCCCGATGGCCCCGCACGAGCGCGACGAATTGCCGCAAGTCGCCCAGTACCTGGCGGTCTCGCAGCAGGGCGTATTCCCGCGCCGCCTGTTCTACAAGTTCGCGTACCAGCATATCGTCCAGCAATACCGCGACCTGCTGACCCCCGAACTGCTTGCGCTGAAGAACGAGGACGTCATCGCGGAGCTTGGCAATGTGGTCAGTGCCGTCGGCCGCGCACAGCGCGACCGCGAGCCGCAAAGCCCCTACCGCGCCATGGCGCGGCTGAAGCTGCCGGTCTACCTGAGCACCGACCCGAGCGACCTGCTGGCCGATGCGCTGCGCGAGAGCGGCGCCGACCCGAGCGTGCGGCTGTGCCGCTGGAACCGCCAGGCCGAAGCCTGCGACGATGCGCTGGCCGAAGGCCGCAAGCGCGCCGCGCCGACCGCGCAGGCGCCAATGGTGCTCAAGCTCTTCGGCGACCTGCGCGAACCTGGCTCGCTCGTGCTGACCGAAGACCAGTACTTCGACTACCTCACCAGCGTGTCGGTCAACCGCAATGCGATTCCGCTCGCGGTGCGGGCGCGCCTGAACGACAGCGCCCTGCTCTTTGTCGGCTTCGACGTACAGTCGTGGGAATTCCGCATCCTGTTCCGCAGCATCCTGAACCTGGAAGGCGCCGACCTGCGCCAGGAATACCAGCACCTGTCGGCGCAGCTCGACCCCAACAGCATCGTTGACCCGGTGAGCGCGCGCCGCTACCTCGAACGCTATTTCCAGGACAAGGCCAGGCTCAAGCTGTACTGGGGCGATGTCGGCATGTTCACCGCAGAGCTGTTGCAGCGCATGGAGTCCTGA